TCGCAATTACTCATGAAATTGGGTAATCTTTTTAAATCTATTGTTCCTTACATGTTACTTTACAAGTTATTTGCTTTTATTATTATGCCTAGAAAAAACCATAGGAATTCTAGAATTTTATTTATTAATGAAGCGAAAAAACTGTATCAAAAAGAGTTTTTAAAATGGTTTAAACTTACTTCAGAAATTAATCCGTTACTACGTTTTTTTAGGAGTAAAGACATAAAAATTCCTACTTTATATATTATGGGAGAAGAAGATCACTTGTTTTTGCCGTCGATAAAAAGAGTGGTGCAACATCATGTAAATTCTTCTTTATTTGTTATTAAAAAATGTGGTCATGTAGTTAACGTAGAACAACCAACTATTTTTAACACAAAGACCATTGATTTTATCTCTTCATTAAATTCAACTAAATAATCAATGAAAAATCCTAAAAAAGAAATCCTTATTGTTGGATTTGCCTTATTTTCTATGTTTTTTGGTGCTGGAAATTTAATTCTTCCTCCATTTTTGGGTAAAAACGCGGCAGATTCTTGGTTTTGGGTAACTTTAGGTTTTTTTATTACCGCTGTTTTTATTCCTATTTTGGGAATCTTAGCTCATGCTCGTTTACAAGGAACAATGTATGATTTTGGGAAAAAAGTTTCTCCTTCATTTAGTTTAATTTATTGTTTAATTGTGTATGCTATTTCCATTGCTTTACCTGCACCAAGAACAGCTTCTGTAACTCATGAAATGGCAATTGCTCCATATTTCGAAACAAGCT
This genomic stretch from Tenacibaculum jejuense harbors:
- a CDS encoding alpha/beta fold hydrolase: MLYHNTYLHKTSTEWVTFVHGAGGSSTIWFKQVREFKKHFNVLILDLRGHGRSKPTLGKIFKSEYNFDVVTKDIIEVLNHVKINKSHFIGISLGSILIRNLAEKKPELVKSMILGGAILKLNFRSQLLMKLGNLFKSIVPYMLLYKLFAFIIMPRKNHRNSRILFINEAKKLYQKEFLKWFKLTSEINPLLRFFRSKDIKIPTLYIMGEEDHLFLPSIKRVVQHHVNSSLFVIKKCGHVVNVEQPTIFNTKTIDFISSLNSTK